AAGGGTTAGGCCCACTTTTTACAGGTAAGTGGAATCTTTATGCTCAAAATCCCGATCCAAATAGTCATTTATTTGGTACCTCCCAAGGAGCATTGCCATTTTAACCATTCTCGAGGGATTTCATCCACAAAAccaaaactaattatttttttttagacCAAAAATCAAGATAGGGTTAGATGAATTTAATGAGATTAAACCTTTTCTTTAGAATGAGGTAAAGTGAAATTGGGAAAAAAAGTTGATGTACTATCACTTAAATAAAGTTAAGTTAGATTAAAGTATACCGAAATATCTAACTGAAAACAAGCTAACACGTTAGTTTGACATCAAAAGTGTAATTAAATTAGTGTTTGATTCATGAGTGTTAAACATATATAAATACATCCAATAACAACAATGAATGTTTAGAGATTCGAGTCCTCACGTGTTACACATATAATAAAGTATATAATTATTCGAAACAGttcaaaatcaaaaaaaaaaaaaggaaaaaaaaaacttccAATTTTCCGGTGATCAAAAGAATCCCACTAAACATCCGATAATGGTAACAACCCCATAAACTCCAGCACTAACGGAACCCAAACTAGAGCTTGGAGCAACGGCGGAACCACCACCGGAACCACTAGCGGGACTACCGGCCGGACTACCGGCTGGACCACCAGCCGGAGCACCGGCCGGTACGCCGGCGGTGGCAGCCTTCTCTGCAAGTTGTAGTTTACCAACGGCATTCAAATTCGCAGGCAAAAACGCATGTTTCGCGGGCCTTCCATCGGTCACGGACCCGCCAACCTGCCACACTTGATTCACCTCCGTCATGTTTTCCGGCAACTTCACCGAAGCAAAGATCATCATCACTCCGTTAACAAACTCCGCGCTGGACTCGGGTACCTCAAACGCGATCTTTCCTTCGACTATCGAAGCATACGAGCTAATGTTGTACGTTTTAACGGTCATCGAGTCATTGGAGTCCTTAAATGCGATGAGCGATTGAGACCCGGCCATTCCGGTTCCGGTCGGGTTAATCGCCCATGCGATCCACCCGTTTGGTGTCGCGGGAGGCGCGATAAATGCTATTGAAAGGGTGGAGTTTTCGAGGGTGT
This genomic stretch from Helianthus annuus cultivar XRQ/B chromosome 8, HanXRQr2.0-SUNRISE, whole genome shotgun sequence harbors:
- the LOC110873472 gene encoding auxin-induced in root cultures protein 12 — protein: MAMFRLASSVVFLLFTLTSLVLQSSSSPVYSSCSSNKLPNKKVYTNCTDLPTLNSTLHWTYTLENSTLSIAFIAPPATPNGWIAWAINPTGTGMAGSQSLIAFKDSNDSMTVKTYNISSYASIVEGKIAFEVPESSAEFVNGVMMIFASVKLPENMTEVNQVWQVGGSVTDGRPAKHAFLPANLNAVGKLQLAEKAATAGVPAGAPAGGPAGSPAGSPASGSGGGSAVAPSSSLGSVSAGVYGVVTIIGCLVGFF